A DNA window from Zingiber officinale cultivar Zhangliang chromosome 3A, Zo_v1.1, whole genome shotgun sequence contains the following coding sequences:
- the LOC122050770 gene encoding uncharacterized protein LOC122050770 has product MSYSSTPAPTKELWWCEFKRLFSWDPYFEMEVKRIFKKKCGDHIRHVLNHAKSTGKKPPFITTDNWVRICNFWQTDECKERSLRNKINQAYNSGDSRAIYAGGSINIEEHSRRLSRDLGKEPDFIDTFVRTFQKKDKTWSGDRARIIKERYDELSLSQRSSGDGDNIEGSEPSVTNNLDLWLEASGGVKGGRIIGMSSMSRIHNVPRRSLSSSTRPAVTAQIHSLTEEVDNLKDIISQRDQQILEIQKQNSQRDLDMVEMRKQQAFLLQQFQQFRSGSSYIPPGIGDDANDDDDAADDVDDDA; this is encoded by the exons ATGTCATACTCAAGCACTCCAGCACCCACAAAAGAACTCTGGTGGTGCGAGTTTAAG CGATTATTTAGTTGGGACCCTTATTTTGAGAtggaagttaaaagaattttcaaaaagaaatgtgGTGATCACATTCGGCATGTATTAAACCATGCCAAAAGTACTGGAAAAAAGCCTCCCTTTATCACGACGGACAATTGGGTTAGGATCTGCAATTTTTGGCAAACTGATGAGTGCAAAGAAAGGAGTTTgcggaataaaataaatcaagcttATAATTCTGGAGACTCACGTGCAATATATGCAGGAGGATCTATAAATATCGAGGAGCATTCACGTAGATTG TCTAGGGATTTGGGAAAAGAGCCCGATTTTATAGACACTTTCGTCCGCACTTTTCAAAAAAAAGACAAGACTTGGAGTGGAGATAGAGCTAGAATAATTAAG gaGAGATATGATGAGCTATCATTATCTCAAAGAAGTTCAGGTGATGGTGATAATATTGAGGGATCTGAGCCGTCTGTTActaataatttagatttatggttagaggccagtggGGGAGTCAAAGGGGGAAGGATAATAGGTATGAGTTCTATGAGTAGAATCCATAATGTTCCTCGAAGATCTTTATCTTCTTCTACCCGACCCGCAGTAACGGCACAGATTCATAGCTTAACTGAAGAGGTTGACAATTTGAAAGACATAATATCTCAAAGGGATCagcaaattttagaaattcaaaaacaaaattcACAAAGAGATCTAGATATGGTTGAAATGCGTAAACAACAAGCCTTTCTTTTACAACAATTtcaacaatttagatcgggttcaAGCTATATTCCTCCTGGTATTGGTGATGATGCTAATGACGATGATGATGCCGCCGATGATGTTGATGATGATGCATGA